From Mytilus edulis chromosome 8, xbMytEdul2.2, whole genome shotgun sequence, one genomic window encodes:
- the LOC139486173 gene encoding uncharacterized protein, whose protein sequence is MTQKEQENFLKNAILIVDHTKTALIALVDLDLQNKSLTFEKFLNKNQHEAYHLCYNRGKCCQCVPSYMLPSVRIIYPSQLELLYDKLSPKLPCHGRILRLRTLPPVCCSLAQTGISTNILDISLARCILTNFCHEVFWYSCLQFKRKSLEDFLNSNKHTIYHLLNNNTSCCLCPSGFVFPCDRPQITQTEWNNMFSSLMLPCTNDRKRSYNGTTSICSVSATPGISIHHLDLKLQDVLLRYCCPLMKSVIDLVDIRNVRYGHVQEARMSDADYKKVFQEIENNLMPIASVCGNIGEVKQKLQDLQNRTFDETLFLQYQNSLLEHLRYVNDIQDSIDICCKEVKTSEGKLKKDFSKKISKLANEKTVEAVATEVKIRIPRKLDKYYMQNRRQQRNVQHSVAKLARQCYDKSKEIEQQIDSVVESIEELAIRMPEIVEKCIHEKGVSKRSKLIGLTMLEIEHHSKENTFVTTSVVSSCVQLLKENDVLVLTGRAGSGKSRNSLEILRQYNVEGYDVIKLTNLKDFEDSFKGDVETLILCEDIFGRTNNVFTQNSDIEILDRVHACVNLGKTKVMFTIRDIVKRSCKWVFSSYRLFYKSVEVDLCSKELELKLEERKALFVGYCHVNNFKIVGLNEQENFKDEVILDDKVTVKLNLITLNQVIKTDPILGFPQTCCLFTGNRKFTRLGEAFFKHPSSCLTEEIENLRKSGKEIFSDKIKYSLLVYVLLNGDHLDKNQINSNQMSEIIISCYHNTADTISEHYLSDAIGEMIGQYLIKGYDNNFYQFQHQTVFESVLISYSRINPVLILSKLAFDFIREMVRLEGFQEKEGEIVMKIPVRYYPNLCKRIIQILQNEYCLKSQSLIQLLCDSEIMRENDVTFVEHLIDEAHRVLPLQELKIIIAFQDESESVNFYLPVALLEHVIKQKNMTKSLFPLLEHTRSIFQNDSKNEIIQSCKASVLSVFVSAVVQEHSEDILSRILSMIKDFKLTRDNDEYFTKVVCSTPTTNKKLMIWLLENIGMEYLDRKALCFEICFRTWTNLLHLLTKDPSTSGIDLTYLIKELCSSGKYDIVKWLVEKINCSLISMDTNINGKKDENIHWLLGNVDKSTFNMQTAINELCTSGTVQIVQWFMQNYKSVSVLDMQTVLNEACRAGNICVVTWLIKSTDKSLFDLNQAILAACLSKRNDLITLLVDSLDPLSFDMSILLRMCRKGQSGIVNQLLRIIRHFTLPEVIDCARKACEQEKLEIVQWLIKALNSNNYLKSNSLFDMKMALNIACQGEDEIHILEFLLHNVVHKQFDIKTGIETAIRENKIKSVQMLLESDTHLSIHINTALQDACRFNRIDIIKVLLQSLGSTPINIPTVTYVLNKGIEFNRPDIAKHVLDKYDHSLFDMKGIFTEACYNGKFEILGSLISLVDHKLLDMNKAIYAAFDKSPNISLQVIELLVTHIDHSSLDMATIREILHRACRNNEINKIKNLVAHFDNLTLDMKTAMNNAYRYFCSKKSLFSYKNEDLRIMEFLTGAVDNTLLGIDSLMNDACRDENLLVVQWLVENVDNTLFDVKTALDCAIGEDKEDDDDSEFFNFEIIDFLLKRLVTEDVLPYITKIHRLMRVACFHFNKDINQLLIENVDNSLLGIDTVMNRACSIGRLDVVEWLVENVDNTLFDVKTALDCAIGEDEEADDDDDDDGDDDYVDDDDDDFDFKIIDLLLQRFKDEDVLSYITNLKKLMRVSCFNFKEDIIQLLIAKVDSSLLGIDTVMNRACSHSRFVVVEWLLEMVDNTLFDVKTALDCAIGGVKDYVFDQGDDNFIFETIEFLLQSCIDKDVLPYIANLKGLMRVSCFHFNKDINQLLIEKVDNSLLGVDTVMNEACSHGRLEVVKWLLENVDNTLFDVKTALDCAIGEDKEDDDDDDDDGDDDDDDDDDDDFDFDFKIIDLLLQRFKDEDVLSHITNLKRLMRVTCFNFEEDIIQLLIEKVDSSLLGIDTVMNRACSHGSFAVIQWLLEMVDNTLFDVTTALDCAIGGVKDYVFDQGDDNFIFETIESLLQSCIDKDVLPYITNLKGLMRASCFNFKKEIIQLLLEKVDNSLLCVDTVMNEACSEGEDYVVKWLVEHVDNTFLNFNTAMSNVCSRLDGLDLAMWLLANIDDKEIDMNTSFINACSNGNHDLLKWLLETCGRQSFDAKTALNVSCLNGHLSTVQYIIERFDIQHFDLTTAMIKACRSQSAKSVEIGNCIWEKFNHDLFDKLKAMNNACRYGNLGIAEWLFERNNIDVFDMSEALCCACQCDKSSVVKWIISNIPTEKFNVQTAIKYACGNNSDDLSIIKFFVKSRVKTNLDLNILVKEACTYERTDVIEWILKHCSKDSFRILDLLSSLVSNDKDLETSIADRNDKSEHDSKKQNLILNILKNNTYLSCDYNSILSRACSEGWVDIFKWIITNIDNTEINITDAVNKASQNGRCDLIIWSLSNLNPDKIDANTLLVEASGFGFIEVVQSISSRPFKNELNFGNAMNDACEFNRSEVVTWLLKNKTHNMFDLSMVMSAACRNGWMETLNWVLKNADYMLLNIDCAIIEACAAGNISIVRLLFSTFDKELFDQQKLSTRICDKSGNENVVLFLLKNLNAAGFQMDNILIKASGFGWLDVVSWIMENGPDINTVGAAFENACESCEIDIVKCLQDKISRDNIQTGLLTACHYGFEEIVEVLLDSLNHEHLDIAILLNEACRRGAQTVVEVLLKKVDNALFDKRAAINEACKSELPEDLVHFLIKDLQNNDFDNEVVSENARKYRWTKVLMQLKRMS, encoded by the exons AGTCTTTAGAAGATTTCCTGAACTCAAATAAACATACTATATACCATCTTTTGAACAATAATACCAGTTGTTGTCTGTGTCCATCCGGCTTCGTATTTCCATGTGATCGACCTCAGATCACTCAAACCGAATGGAACAACATGTTTTCGTCTCTAATGTTACCATGTACAAATGACAGAAAACGCTCATATAATGGCACAACCAGTATTTGCTCTGTGTCCGCCACACCGGGAATCAGTATTCACCATTTAGATTTGAAGCTACAAGATGTACTTCTTCGATACTGTTGTCCATTGATGAAAAGTGTAATAGATCTAGTTGACATAAGAAACGTTAGATACGGTCATGTCCAAGAGGCAAGAATGTCAGATGCAGATTACAAAAAAGTTTTCCAAGAAATAGAAAATAACCTGATGCCAATAGCATCCGTATGTGGGAATATAGGTGAAGTAAAACAGAAACTTCAAGATTTACAGAATAGAACATTTGATGAGACTTTGTTTCTCCAGTATCAGAATTCCCTGTTAGAACACCTTCGTTATGTGAATGATATACAAGAT AGTATTGATATCTGCTGTAAAGAGGTAAAGACATCTGAAggaaaacttaaaaaagatttttcaaagaaaatttctAAGCTGGCAAATGAAAAAACAGTTGAAGCAGTTGCCACTGAAGTCAAAATTCGAATTCCCCGTAAACTTGACAAGTACTACATGCAAAATCGCAGACAACAAAGAAATGTCCAGCATTCTGTAGCTAAATTAGCAAGACAATGTTATGATAAATCAAAAGAAATAGAACAGCAAATTGATTCCGTAGTAGAGTCAATTGAAGAACTTGCAATACGCATGCCAGAAATAGTAGAGAAATGCATTCATGAAAAAg GTGTTTCCAAGAGATCAAAGCTTATTG GTTTAACCATGTTAGAAATTGAACATCACAGCAAGGAAAATACATTCGTAACAACATCTGTGGTTTCCTCCTGTGTACAGTTACTGAAAGAGAACGATGTATTAGTACTGACAGGACGAGCTGGATCTGGAAAAAGCAGAAACAGTTTAGAAATTCTACGGCAGTATAACGTTGAAGGGTATGATGTCATTAAATTAACAAACTTAAAAGATTTTGAAGATTCTTTTAAAGGAGACGTTGAGACCCTTATTTTGTGTGAAGACATATTTGGTAGGACTAATAATGTATTTACTCAAAATTCAGATATTGAAATACTCGATAGGGTACATGCCTGTGTCAATTTGGGTAAAACAAAAGTAATGTTTACCATTAGAGATATCGTTAAACGGTCTTGTAAATGGGTATTCTCATCGTATAGGTTATTTTATAAAAGTGTTGAAGTAGATCTTTGCTCAAAGGAATTAGAATTAAAATTAGAGGAAAGGAAAGCATTGTTTGTCGGATATTGTCATGTAAATAATTTCAAGATAGTTGGACTGAATGAACAAGAAAATTTTAAAGACGAAGTTATTTTAGATGACAAAGTTACAGTTAAATTGAATCTAATTACTTTAAATCAGGTTATAAAAACTGACCCAATACTCGGTTTCCCCCAAACATGTTGCCTTTTCACAGGAAATAGAAAATTTACTAGATTAGGGGAAGCGTTCTTCAAACACCCGTCCAGTTGTCTGACAGAAGAGATCGAAAATTTGCGGAAATCTGGCAAAGaaattttttctgacaaaataaaATACTCTCTGCTTGTATACGTTCTCTTGAATGGAGATCATttagataaaaatcaaataaactcTAACCAAATGAGCGAAATTATAATTTCATGCTACCATAATACTGCAGATACCATTTCGGAACATTATCTCTCCGATGCAATTGGTGAGATGATTGGTCAATATCTAATAAAAGGATATGACAAcaatttttaccaatttcagCATCAGACAGTATTTGAAAGTGTTCTAATTTCATACAGTAGAATTAATCCAGTGCTAATTTTGTCTAAATTAGCGTTTGATTTTATCAGAGAAATGGTGCGCCTTGAAGGCTTTCAAGAAAAGGAGGGAGAAATAGTCATGAAGATTCCTGTCAGATACTATCCAAATCTTTGTAAACGCATTATTCAAATTCTCCAAAATGAATATTGTCTGAAATCTCAAAGTTTGATTCAGCTTTTATGTGATTCAGAAATAATGAGAGAAAATGACGTAacctttgttgaacatttgattgATGAGGCCCATAGAGTTTTGCCGTTGCAAGAATTGAAAATTATAATTGCATTCCAAGACGAATCAGAATCGGTGAATTTCTATCTTCCAGTCGCTTTACTTGAACATGTTATCAAACAGAAAAATATGACTAAATCGCTCTTTCCGTTGTTAGAGCATACTCGCTCTATCTTCCAAAACGACAGTAAGAATGAAATAATTCAGAGTTGTAAAGCATCTGTTTTGTCAGTATTTGTATCTGCTGTAGTCCAAGAGCATTCGGAAGATATTCTCAGTCGGATTTTGAGTATGATAAAGGATTTCAAACTTACGCGTGATAACGACGAGTATTTCACAAAAGTTGTTTGTTCAACACCAACGACAAACAAAAAACTAATGATATGGCTGCTAGAAAATATTGGCATGGAATATTTAGACCGAAAAGCCTTATGTTTTGAAATATGCTTTAGAACCTGGACAAACCTTTTGCACTTATTGACGAAAGATCCTAGCACTTCTGGAATTGACTTAACATATCTAATAAAAGAGTTATGCAGTTCAGGAAAATATGACATTGTGAAATGGTTAGTAGAGAAAATAAATTGTTCCCTTATATCTATGGACACAAACATTAATGGAAAAAAGGATGAAAATATTCATTGGCTATTAGGAAATGTTGACAAATCAACGTTCAATATgcaaacggcaataaatgaactTTGTACATCAGGAACCGTACAAATTGTTCAGTGGTTCATGCAAAATTACAAATCAGTTTCAGTTCTTGATATGCAAACTGTTCTGAATGAAGCCTGTCGTGCTGGAAACATCTGTGTTGTAACATGGTTGATCAAAAGCACAGATAAATCTTTATTTGACCTTAACCAGGCAATTTTAGCAGCTTGTCTCAGTAAGAGAAATGATTTAATTACACTTTTAGTAGACAGCTTGGATCCTTTATCGTTTGATATGAGCATTTTGCTAAGGATGTGTAGAAAAGGTCAGAGTGGTATTGTAAACCAATTATTACGAATCATTAGGCATTTCACATTACCTGAAGTCATAGACTGTGCTAGAAAAGCGTGTGAACAGGAAAAATTAGAGATAGTTCAGTGGTTGATAAAAGCTCTGAATTCAAATAACTACCTTAAATCAAATTCTCTTTTTGATATGAAAATGGCGTTAAACATAGCATGTCAAGGCGAAGATGAAAtacatattttagaatttttgttaCACAATGTTGTGCATAAACAATTCGATATAAAAACAGGAATTGAAACGGCAATAAgggaaaataaaatcaaaagtgtTCAGATGTTGTTAGAAAGTGATACTCATCTATCGATACATATCAATACTGCATTGCAAGACGCGTGCCGCTTTAACAGAATTGACATAATAAAAGTCCTACTACAAAGTTTAGGTAGTACTCCCATTAACATTCCAACGGTGACATATGTATTGAACAAGGGGATTGAATTTAATAGACCAGACATAGCAAAGCATGTGTTAGACAAGTACGATCATTCTCTATTTGACATGAAAGGGATATTCACTGAAGCTTGCTATAATGGTAAATTTGAAATATTGGGGTCCTTGATATCATTAGTTGATCATAAACTGCTTGACATGAATAAGGCAATATATGCAGCATTCGATAAGTCTCCAAACATATCATTGCAAGTTATTGAGTTATTAGTAACGCACATTGATCACTCATCACTTGATATGGCGACTATTCGGGAAATTCTTCATCGTGCATGTCGCAAtaatgaaatcaataaaattaaaaatttggtaGCACATTTTGATAATTTGACACTTGACATGAAAACAGCTATGAATAACGCTTATCGCTATTTCTGTtctaaaaaaagtttgttttcttATAAAAACGAAGACTTGAGAATAATGGAATTTTTGACAGGTGCAGTGGATAATACTTTGCTCGGTATTGATTCGCTAATGAACGATGCATGCAGAGATGAAAACCTGCTTGTTGTCCAATGGCTAGTAGAAAACGTTGACAATACGTTGTTTGACGTAAAAACAGCTTTAGATTGCGCTATTGGCGAGGATAAAGAGGATGATGATGACAGTgagttttttaattttgaaatcatcgactttttattaaaaagattAGTTACTGAAGACGTTTTgccatatataacaaaaatacatagGCTAATGAGAGTGGCATGCTTCCACTTTAATAAGGATATAAACCAATTGTTGATAGAAAACGTAGATAATTCTTTGCTTGGTATAGACACAGTAATGAATCGAGCGTGTTCAATTGGTCGCTTGGATGTTGTCGAATGGCTAGTTGAAAATGTTGACAATACGTTGTTTGACGTAAAAACAGCTTTAGATTGCGCTATTGGGGAGGATGAAGAGgctgatgacgatgatgatgacgatggTGATGACGATTATgttgatgatgacgatgatgattttgattttaaaataatcgACCTTTTATTACAAAGATTTAAAGATGAAGATGTCTTGTcatatataacaaatttaaaaaagttaatgagAGTGTCATGCTTCAACTTTAAAGAGGATATAATACAATTGTTAATAGCAAAAGTAGATAGTTCTTTGCTTGGTATAGACACAGTAATGAATCGAGCGTGTTCACATAGTCGCTTTGTAGTTGTCGAATGGCTATTAGAAATGGTTGACAATACGTTGTTTGACGTAAAAACAGCATTAGATTGCGCTATAGGTGGAGTGAAAGATTATGTTTTTGATCAAGGcgatgataattttatttttgaaacaatCGAATTTTTATTACAAAGTTGTATTGATAAAGACGTTTTGCCATATATAGCAAATTTAAAAGGGTTAATGAGAGTTTCATGCTTCCACTTTAATAAGGATATAAACCAATTGTTAATAGAAAAAGTAGATAATTCTTTGCTTGGTGTAGATACAGTAATGAATGAAGCGTGTTCACATGGTCGCTTGGAAGTTGTCAAATGGCTATTAGAAAATGTTGACAATACGTTGTTTGACGTAAAAACAGCTTTAGATTGCGCTATTGGTGAGGATAAAGaggatgatgacgatgatgatgacgatggtgatgacgatgatgatgatgatgacgatgatgattttgattttgattttaaaataatcgACCTTTTATTACAAAGATTTAAAGATGAAGATGTCTTGTCacatataacaaatttaaaaaggttAATGAGAGTGACATGCTTCAACTTTGAAGAGGATATAATCCAATTGTTAATAGAAAAAGTAGATAGTTCTTTGCTTGGTATAGACACAGTAATGAATCGAGCGTGTTCACATGGTAGCTTTGCAGTTATCCAATGGCTATTAGAAATGGTTGACAATACGTTGTTTGACGTAACAACAGCATTAGATTGTGCTATAGGTGGAGTGAAAGATTATGTTTTTGATCAAGGcgatgataattttatttttgaaacaatCGAATCTTTATTACAAAGTTGTATTGATAAAGACGTTTTGCcatatataacaaatttaaaagggTTAATGAGAGCTTCATGCTTcaattttaaaaaggaaataaTCCAATTGTTATTAGAAAAAGTAGATAATTCTTTGCTTTGTGTAGATACAGTAATGAATGAAGCGTGTTCAGAAGGTGAGGATTATGTAGTCAAATGGTTAGTGGAACATGTCGATAATACATTTTTGAACTTCAACACTGCAATGAGTAACGTCTGTTCTAGATTAGATGGTTTAGATTTAGCAATGTGGTTATTAGCAAATATTGATGACAAAGAGATTGACATGAACACATCATTTATCAATGCTTGTTCAAACGGCAATCATGATTTACTCAAGTGGTTATTAGAAACATGTGGACGTCAAAGTTTTGACGCGAAGACAGCCTTGAATGTATCTTGCCTTAACGGCCATTTGTCCACTGTCCAATATATTATAGAAAGATTTGATATTCAACACTTTGACTTGACCACTGCAATGATAAAAGCGTGCCGAAGCCAGTCAGCAAAAAGTGTAGAAATCGGCAATTGCATTTGGGAAAAGTTCAATcatgatttatttgataaattaaaagCCATGAACAACGCATGTAGGTATGGCAATCTAGGGATAGCTGAATGGCTTTTTGAGAGGAATAATATCGATGTATTTGACATGTCAGAGGCTCTCTGTTGTGCATGCCAGTGTGACAAAAGTTCAGTGGTCAAATGGATCATAAGTAATATACCTACAGAAAAATTTAATGTTCAAACAGCAATCAAATATGCATGCGGAAACAATTCAGATGATTTGTCTATTATCAAATTTTTTGTTAAGAGTAGAGTGAAAACTAATTTAGACTTAAATATTCTAGTTAAAGAGGCTTGCACATACGAAAGAACAGATGTAATAGAATGGATACTTAAACATTGTAGCAAAGACTCCTTCAGGATTTTAGATCTACTTTCTTCGCTGGTAAGTAATGATAAAGATCTGGAAACTTCTATAGCAGACAGAAATGATAAGTCTGAACATGATTCGAAAAAGCAGAATcttatattgaatattttaaagaacAACACATATCTTTCTTGTGATTACAATTCTATATTAAGCAGAGCATGTTCGGAAGGCTGGGTCGACATCTTCAAATGGATCATAACGAACATTGATAATACCGAAATAAATATTACTGATGCAGTAAATAAAGCGTCCCAAAATGGAAGATGTGACCTTATTATTTGGTCTCTCTCAAATCTTAACCCTGATAAAATCGATGCCAATACACTCCTCGTAGAAGCAAGTGGGTTTGGATTTATTGAAGTTGTCCAGAGCATATCAAGTCGTCCATTTAAAAATGAACTTAACTTTGGTAATGCAATGAATGACGCCTGTGAATTCAATCGATCTGAGGTAGTGACatggcttttaaaaaataaaacacataatatGTTTGATTTATCAATGGTTATGAGTGCAGCTTGCAGAAATGGATGGATGGAAACTTTAAATTGGGTTCTTAAGAACGCAGACTATATGTTGCTTAACATTGATTGTGCTATAATCGAAGCATGTGCAGCTGGTAATATCAGCATTGTTCGGTTATTGTTCTCCACGTTTGACAAAGAACTTTTTGACcaacaaaaattatcaacaagaATATGTGATAAAAGTGGCAATGAGAACGTTGTTTTATTCCTACTTAAAAATCTTAATGCAGCTGGTTTTCAAATGGATAACATTTTAATCAAAGCTAGTGGATTTGGTTGGTTGGACGTCGTCAGCTGGATAATGGAAAACGGACCGGATATCAATACCGTTGGAGCAGCATTCGAAAATGCTTGTGAAAGTTGTGAGATAGACATTGTTAAATGTCTACAAGATAAAATCAGCCGAGACAATATTCAAACGGGGCTGTTGACTGCATGCCATTACGGCTTTGAGGAAATAGTAGAGGTATTGTTAGATAGTCTAAATCATGAACATCTTGACATTGCAATATTACTTAATGAAGCCTGTCGGCGTGGAGCACAAACCGTTGTAGAAGTGTTGCTTAAAAAAGTTGATAACGCATTGTTTGACAAGCGAGCTGCCATCAACGAAGCGTGCAAAAGCGAATTACCCGAAGATTTGGTGCATTTCTTGATAAAAGACTTGCAAAATAATGATTTCGATAATGAGGTCGTCAGTGAAAATGCACGCAAGTATAGATGGACTAAGGTATTGATGCAACTCAAAAGGATGTCGTAA